The proteins below are encoded in one region of Tessaracoccus aquimaris:
- a CDS encoding MBL fold metallo-hydrolase — protein sequence MRASEGAREVLIVDPGVTATEPVAAAIDDEGLTPVALFATHGHYDHIGDAHALAARFDIPLYLADDDQHLVTRPGDGLGPHGTAIVEQITGSADAPPVADLRGYGSPVEVAGLTVTPFAAPGHTLGSTLLSVTDGDVTVVFTGDVLFNGTIGRTDLPGGSMNQMRATLASIVEEFPPDSPLLPGHGQPTTLGNEIASNPYLQPNTL from the coding sequence GTGCGCGCGTCCGAGGGCGCGCGCGAGGTCCTGATCGTCGATCCGGGCGTCACCGCGACCGAACCGGTCGCCGCAGCCATCGACGATGAGGGCCTGACCCCTGTCGCGCTGTTCGCCACCCATGGCCACTACGACCACATCGGCGACGCCCACGCGCTGGCGGCCCGGTTCGACATTCCGCTCTACCTGGCCGACGACGATCAGCACCTCGTCACCCGGCCCGGAGACGGGCTCGGCCCGCACGGCACCGCGATCGTCGAACAGATCACCGGCTCCGCCGACGCGCCGCCGGTCGCCGACTTGCGCGGCTACGGGTCGCCGGTCGAGGTCGCGGGCCTGACGGTGACTCCCTTCGCGGCGCCGGGTCACACGCTGGGTTCCACGCTGCTGAGCGTCACGGATGGCGACGTCACCGTCGTGTTCACCGGTGACGTCCTCTTCAACGGGACGATCGGGCGCACCGATCTGCCCGGCGGTAGCATGAACCAGATGCGCGCCACCCTCGCGAGCATCGTGGAGGAGTTCCCGCCGGACTCGCCCCTCCTTCCCGGGCATGGGCAGCCGACGACGCTCGGCAACGAGATCGCCTCCAACCCCTATCTGCAGCCGAACACCCTCTAG
- a CDS encoding DUF349 domain-containing protein — protein sequence MSEAQAPSDFGRVDPDGTVYVITGGTERSVGQIPDSTPEEAMAFYVRRFENLAAEVTLLETRVGAQAMSPEEAKSAIATAKSNVAEANAVGDLESLTTRLDALSETLPAQIEARKAARAEQNAATVASKEAMVVEAETLSQGNDWRGGVDRFRVLLDEWKALPRVDRATDNELWHRFSSARTQYTRRRKAHFSELNSKRDDAKAVKEAIIAEAEPLADSTDWGATSAAFRDLMQRWKAAGSARRAEDDALWSRFRAIQDQFFDARTTAQSAVDGEQTENLTAKQELVAQVTKDLEGVTEVDAAKSIHREFLAKFNELGHVPRNAMRELDSKVRSIGDKVAQLEADEWRRTDPEARKRAEDTVAMFENQIAKLQADLDKAEAKGDSRAVKDAAKSIETYTSWLDQARETLTDFQG from the coding sequence ATGAGCGAAGCACAAGCGCCCTCCGACTTCGGACGTGTTGATCCTGACGGCACGGTCTACGTCATCACGGGTGGCACCGAACGAAGTGTCGGGCAGATCCCCGACTCCACCCCCGAAGAGGCCATGGCGTTCTACGTCCGTCGCTTCGAGAACCTCGCGGCGGAGGTGACCCTCCTCGAGACGCGCGTCGGCGCGCAGGCGATGTCGCCTGAAGAGGCCAAGTCGGCCATCGCCACCGCCAAGTCGAACGTCGCCGAGGCCAACGCCGTCGGCGACCTCGAGTCGTTGACCACGCGCCTCGACGCGTTGAGCGAGACGCTTCCCGCGCAGATCGAGGCCCGCAAGGCGGCCCGCGCCGAGCAGAACGCCGCGACCGTCGCCTCCAAGGAGGCCATGGTCGTCGAGGCCGAGACGCTGTCGCAGGGCAACGACTGGCGCGGCGGGGTCGACCGGTTCCGGGTGCTGCTCGACGAGTGGAAGGCGCTCCCCCGCGTGGACCGCGCCACCGACAACGAACTGTGGCACCGCTTCTCGTCCGCCCGCACGCAGTACACGCGCCGCCGGAAGGCGCACTTCTCGGAGCTGAACTCGAAGCGCGACGATGCAAAGGCCGTCAAGGAGGCCATCATCGCCGAGGCCGAGCCGCTGGCGGATTCGACCGACTGGGGTGCGACCTCGGCCGCGTTCCGCGACCTGATGCAGCGCTGGAAGGCCGCGGGCAGCGCCCGTCGCGCCGAGGACGACGCGCTGTGGAGCCGGTTCCGCGCCATCCAGGACCAGTTCTTCGACGCCCGCACCACGGCCCAGAGCGCCGTCGACGGCGAGCAGACCGAGAACCTGACCGCGAAGCAGGAACTGGTCGCGCAGGTGACAAAGGACCTCGAGGGCGTCACCGAGGTCGACGCAGCGAAGTCGATCCACCGCGAGTTCCTGGCGAAGTTCAACGAGCTGGGTCACGTGCCCCGCAATGCGATGCGCGAACTCGACTCGAAGGTCCGCTCGATCGGCGACAAGGTCGCCCAACTCGAGGCCGACGAGTGGCGTCGCACCGATCCGGAGGCCCGCAAGCGCGCCGAGGACACCGTCGCGATGTTCGAGAACCAGATCGCCAAGCTACAGGCCGACCTGGACAAGGCCGAGGCCAAGGGCGATTCGCGCGCCGTCAAGGACGCGGCGAAGTCGATCGAGACCTACACGAGCTGGCTCGACCAGGCCCGCGAGACGCTGACCGACTTCCAGGGCTGA
- a CDS encoding RelA/SpoT family protein, which produces MADEGLTGVSRLVTGPEQPRLRMRHRLARLGAVPSKSAVLDPLFRIVRSNHPKADLAVLERAYRTAEHHHEGQTRKSGDPYITHPLAVATILAELGMTEPVLVAALLHDTVEDTDYSLEQLRADFGDEVAHMVDGVTKLDKLTYGETAKAETIRKMIMATSEEVRVLVIKLADRLHNMRTLGYLRPDKRVRIATETLNIFAPLAHRLGMNTIKWELEDLSFATIEPKVYAEIVDMVAQSAPGRERYLRELIAEFQSKLAENKIKATVYGRPKHYYSIYQKMMVRGRDFRDIYDLIGLRVLVDDVKDCYAVLGVAHAGWKPIPGRFKDYIAGPKFNMYQSLHTTVLGANNEPIEFQIRTHEMHRRAEYGVAAHWKYKEDLRNGVTAEEAGMRAMHQLGVMSKETEDPSEFLDSVLFEINSDEIYVFTPKGEVMALPVGATPVDFAFAVHTEVGYRTIGARVNGRLVALSTPLQQGDKVEVLTSKAEGAGPSRDWLGFVVSSRARQKIRQHFSRERRDEAMEHGKETLARDLRRTGVPMQRLLTLENLTAVANELGYKDVPNLYVAIGEGHIGAQAAVEKLVQLHGGEEETVDTVTEDVVVRQRRRPVSDGAHILVDGDDSVVAKFAKCCYPLPGEDIIGFVTRGDGVSVHRADCSNVPALKKEPDRIVPVSWSGAETGSTFVVTIQIEGLDRARLLSDVSSALSEQHLDILSVNISTNKHRQFTGKFTFESADPTHLQHVINQVRRVPGVYDVFRVSG; this is translated from the coding sequence ATGGCAGACGAGGGCTTGACGGGCGTTTCCCGGTTGGTGACCGGGCCCGAACAGCCGCGCCTACGGATGCGTCACCGGTTGGCGAGGCTCGGGGCCGTGCCGTCGAAGTCCGCCGTCCTCGATCCGCTGTTCAGGATCGTCCGGTCGAACCACCCCAAGGCCGACCTGGCCGTCCTCGAGCGGGCCTACCGCACCGCCGAGCACCACCACGAGGGCCAGACCCGCAAGTCGGGCGACCCGTACATCACGCACCCGCTCGCGGTCGCCACCATCCTCGCCGAGCTCGGCATGACCGAGCCCGTGCTCGTCGCGGCCCTGCTGCACGACACCGTCGAGGACACCGACTACTCGCTCGAGCAACTGCGCGCCGACTTCGGCGACGAGGTCGCCCACATGGTCGACGGCGTCACCAAGCTCGACAAGCTGACCTACGGCGAGACCGCGAAGGCCGAGACCATCCGCAAGATGATCATGGCCACCAGCGAAGAGGTCCGCGTCCTCGTCATCAAGCTGGCCGACCGACTCCACAACATGCGGACCCTCGGCTACCTGCGGCCCGACAAGCGGGTCAGGATCGCCACCGAGACGCTCAACATCTTCGCCCCGCTGGCGCACCGGCTCGGCATGAACACCATCAAGTGGGAGCTCGAGGACCTGTCGTTCGCGACGATCGAGCCGAAGGTGTACGCCGAGATCGTCGACATGGTGGCCCAGTCGGCGCCCGGGCGCGAGCGCTACCTACGTGAGCTGATCGCCGAGTTCCAGTCGAAGCTGGCCGAGAACAAGATCAAGGCCACCGTGTACGGGCGACCGAAGCACTACTACTCGATCTACCAGAAGATGATGGTCCGCGGCCGCGACTTCCGCGACATCTACGACCTGATCGGGCTGCGGGTGCTCGTCGACGACGTCAAGGACTGTTACGCGGTGCTCGGCGTCGCGCACGCGGGCTGGAAGCCGATCCCCGGCAGGTTCAAGGACTACATCGCCGGGCCGAAGTTCAACATGTACCAGTCGCTGCACACGACGGTGCTCGGCGCTAACAACGAGCCCATCGAGTTCCAGATCCGCACCCACGAGATGCACCGTCGGGCCGAGTACGGTGTCGCGGCGCACTGGAAGTACAAGGAGGACCTCCGCAACGGCGTCACCGCCGAGGAGGCGGGCATGCGCGCCATGCACCAACTCGGCGTGATGAGCAAGGAGACCGAGGACCCGAGCGAGTTCCTCGACTCGGTGCTCTTCGAGATCAACTCCGACGAGATCTATGTGTTCACGCCCAAGGGCGAGGTGATGGCGCTTCCTGTCGGTGCGACCCCGGTCGATTTCGCATTCGCCGTCCACACCGAGGTCGGCTACCGCACCATCGGTGCCCGCGTGAACGGGCGGCTCGTCGCGCTGTCGACGCCGCTGCAGCAGGGCGACAAGGTCGAGGTCCTCACGTCGAAGGCGGAGGGCGCCGGCCCGAGCCGCGACTGGCTTGGCTTCGTCGTCTCCTCGCGGGCCAGGCAGAAGATCCGCCAGCACTTCTCGCGGGAGCGCCGCGACGAGGCCATGGAGCACGGCAAGGAGACCCTTGCGCGCGACCTGCGCCGCACGGGCGTGCCGATGCAGCGCCTGCTGACGTTGGAGAACCTCACGGCGGTCGCCAACGAACTCGGCTACAAGGACGTGCCGAACCTGTACGTCGCGATCGGCGAGGGACACATCGGGGCGCAGGCCGCGGTCGAGAAGCTCGTCCAACTGCACGGCGGCGAGGAGGAGACGGTCGACACCGTCACCGAGGACGTCGTGGTGCGGCAGCGCCGCAGGCCCGTCAGCGACGGCGCCCACATCCTGGTCGACGGCGACGACTCGGTCGTCGCAAAGTTCGCCAAGTGCTGCTACCCGCTGCCCGGCGAAGACATCATCGGCTTCGTGACCCGCGGCGACGGCGTGTCGGTGCACCGCGCCGACTGCTCGAACGTGCCTGCGCTGAAGAAGGAGCCCGACCGGATCGTCCCGGTGTCCTGGTCCGGCGCGGAGACCGGCAGCACCTTCGTCGTCACGATCCAGATCGAGGGCCTCGACCGTGCGCGGCTGCTCTCCGACGTGTCCTCCGCGCTGTCCGAGCAGCACCTGGACATCCTGTCGGTCAACATCTCGACGAACAAGCATCGCCAGTTCACCGGCAAGTTCACCTTCGAGTCGGCAGACCCGACGCACCTGCAGCACGTGATCAACCAGGTCCGCCGGGTGCCAGGCGTCTACGACGTCTTCCGCGTCTCCGGCTAG
- a CDS encoding potassium channel family protein: protein MLVWVDRGAYIDNTGGDGVSFIDALYYATVTVTTTGYGDITPIAPHARLINALIITPLRITFLVVLVGTTIEVLANQGSRAIKDSFWRKKMRNHIVVIGYGTKGRSAVNTLRRQGEKPDKIVVIDANTAAVNEANFDGYAAFQGDATRRSLLRRAEVSKARQVIISLDRDDASILTTLTVRQLNPTAGVIVSVREHDNVPLVRQSGASAVVTSSETVGRLLGLSAIGPELGTIMQDMLTGAEGLEVHQRLATADEVGQPPSAVLGERVIGVIRNGTLRRFYDKSATRIEIGDELIVVRRAQPPSPKDKNILRSFDD, encoded by the coding sequence ATGCTGGTGTGGGTGGACCGCGGTGCCTATATCGACAACACCGGGGGAGACGGGGTCTCCTTCATCGACGCGCTCTACTACGCCACCGTCACGGTGACGACGACGGGGTACGGCGACATCACCCCGATCGCGCCGCATGCCCGACTGATCAACGCCCTGATCATCACACCGCTTCGCATCACCTTCCTGGTGGTGTTGGTCGGTACGACCATCGAGGTGCTCGCCAACCAGGGCAGCCGCGCGATCAAGGACTCTTTCTGGAGGAAGAAGATGCGCAACCACATCGTCGTGATCGGCTACGGCACGAAGGGCCGTAGCGCGGTCAACACGCTGCGCCGCCAGGGGGAGAAGCCGGACAAGATCGTGGTCATCGACGCGAACACCGCTGCGGTCAACGAGGCCAACTTCGACGGCTATGCGGCCTTCCAGGGCGACGCGACCCGCCGCTCGCTGCTGCGCAGGGCCGAGGTCAGCAAGGCGCGGCAGGTGATCATCTCGCTTGACCGCGACGACGCGTCGATCCTGACGACGCTGACGGTGCGCCAGTTGAACCCGACGGCGGGGGTGATCGTGTCGGTGCGCGAGCACGACAACGTTCCGCTGGTGCGCCAGTCGGGCGCCTCGGCGGTCGTGACGAGTTCCGAGACCGTGGGCCGCCTGCTCGGCCTGTCGGCGATCGGCCCCGAGTTGGGCACGATCATGCAGGACATGCTCACCGGCGCCGAAGGACTCGAGGTGCACCAGCGCCTGGCGACGGCCGACGAGGTCGGCCAGCCGCCGTCCGCGGTGCTGGGCGAGCGCGTGATCGGCGTGATCCGCAACGGGACGCTGCGCAGGTTCTACGACAAGTCGGCCACCCGGATCGAGATCGGCGACGAGTTGATCGTGGTGCGCAGGGCACAGCCGCCGTCGCCCAAGGACAAGAACATCCTGCGCTCCTTCGACGACTGA
- a CDS encoding adenine phosphoribosyltransferase: protein MTSDTNRELIGSLIVDVPDFPKPGVVFKDITPLLASPEGFQTAVDELVASAPEGIDVVVGMEARGFIFAAPVALALGAGFVPVRKPGKLPGETISHSFELEYGSETLTMHRNAITPGARVLVVDDVLATGGTIGATAELLKAMGAELVHVSVVMELSFLHGRERLVEMGIDKCTALVTV, encoded by the coding sequence GTGACCAGCGACACGAACCGGGAGCTGATCGGCTCCCTGATCGTCGACGTCCCCGACTTCCCGAAGCCGGGCGTCGTGTTCAAGGACATCACGCCGCTGCTTGCCTCCCCGGAGGGGTTCCAGACCGCGGTCGACGAGTTGGTCGCGTCCGCCCCCGAGGGCATCGACGTGGTCGTCGGCATGGAGGCGCGCGGGTTCATCTTCGCCGCCCCCGTCGCGTTGGCGCTCGGCGCCGGGTTCGTCCCGGTGCGCAAGCCGGGCAAGCTGCCGGGGGAGACGATCAGCCACTCGTTCGAGCTTGAGTACGGCTCGGAGACGCTGACCATGCACCGCAACGCCATCACTCCCGGCGCGAGGGTGCTCGTGGTCGATGACGTGCTCGCCACCGGAGGCACCATCGGCGCGACAGCCGAACTGCTCAAGGCGATGGGCGCCGAACTGGTGCACGTCAGCGTCGTGATGGAGTTGAGCTTCCTGCACGGCCGCGAGCGCCTCGTCGAGATGGGCATCGACAAGTGCACCGCGCTGGTGACAGTCTGA
- the secF gene encoding protein translocase subunit SecF, protein MAEKKLSVAERLYTGHLSYDFMKNRKGWFIFSGILVALTVVVLLVRGLTLGIEFSGGTDFQAPMKITSSTVDDVRAHMNELSVDELDAQVFSLGDSSIRIQTRSLTPEETTTTRAEIAKIAGVVPDDVTYNAIGGSWGQQITQKAVIALVVFVALVMVLIAAYFRDWKMSIAAIVAVFHDLIVTVGVYAAVGFTVTPSTVIGVLTILGYSLYDTVVVFDKIRENTKGIEHTTYTYSEQANRAINQVLVRSLNTTVIGVLPVLALFIAGTVLQSGPLADLGLALLVGMIAGAYSSLFIAAPLLAWLREREPKMIEHREQIERRKARSAAKAAHRESVATAATSGAAAGTVTLTEPVVEVTDEQGARQQRRTNVSRADRRKGK, encoded by the coding sequence ATGGCCGAGAAGAAACTCAGCGTCGCCGAACGGCTGTACACGGGGCACCTGTCCTACGACTTCATGAAGAACCGCAAGGGCTGGTTCATCTTCTCCGGCATCCTCGTGGCACTCACGGTCGTCGTGCTGCTGGTGCGGGGACTCACGCTCGGCATCGAGTTCAGCGGAGGCACCGACTTCCAGGCGCCCATGAAGATCACGTCGTCCACCGTCGACGACGTGCGCGCGCACATGAATGAACTGTCGGTCGACGAACTCGACGCGCAGGTCTTCTCGCTCGGCGACTCCAGCATCCGGATCCAGACCCGGTCGCTGACTCCCGAAGAGACGACGACCACGCGCGCCGAGATCGCCAAGATCGCTGGCGTCGTACCGGACGATGTCACCTACAACGCCATCGGCGGCTCGTGGGGCCAGCAGATCACCCAGAAGGCCGTCATCGCTCTCGTGGTGTTCGTCGCGCTCGTCATGGTGCTGATCGCTGCCTACTTCCGGGACTGGAAGATGTCGATCGCGGCCATCGTGGCCGTGTTCCACGACCTGATCGTGACCGTCGGCGTGTACGCGGCGGTCGGCTTCACCGTCACCCCGTCTACCGTCATCGGCGTGCTCACCATCCTCGGCTACTCGCTGTACGACACCGTCGTGGTGTTCGACAAGATCCGCGAGAACACCAAGGGCATCGAGCACACCACGTACACGTACTCGGAGCAGGCCAACCGGGCCATCAACCAGGTGCTGGTGCGCTCGCTGAACACCACGGTGATCGGCGTGCTGCCGGTGCTCGCGCTGTTCATTGCAGGCACGGTCCTGCAGAGCGGCCCACTTGCGGACCTCGGCCTCGCGCTGCTGGTCGGCATGATCGCGGGCGCCTACTCGTCCCTGTTCATCGCGGCGCCCCTGCTGGCGTGGCTGCGCGAGCGGGAGCCGAAGATGATCGAGCACCGCGAGCAGATCGAGCGTCGTAAGGCCCGCTCGGCCGCCAAGGCGGCTCACCGCGAGTCCGTCGCGACGGCGGCGACGTCGGGCGCGGCGGCAGGCACCGTCACTCTGACGGAGCCCGTCGTCGAGGTGACCGATGAGCAGGGCGCGCGGCAGCAGCGTCGCACCAACGTGAGCAGGGCCGACCGAAGGAAGGGCAAGTGA
- the secD gene encoding protein translocase subunit SecD, which produces MAVTRTWSPKLGLDLQGGQTITLSATNRSVPMDSLELARDIIQQRVDGLGVGEASVAIQGDRNIVVSAPNVDRDDLAELVGATAQLAFRPVLDVAAGTGPTATPSPGETPVPGLPTAPASPTPTPSPAATPTGGADGQAGDEPLLSMADVLAYQPTAADTQALADFTCGDPTHDDADRALVACDDQDVYKYLLGPIAIRGQDLNTASFGIPQGDLAYAVTLSFNSEGATRLSDLTGTLVSQTQPRNMFAIVLDGVVESAARAEAKIANGEAIIRGDFNADSAAGLANVLKFGSLPLSFEPSQVETVSPTLGGEQLRVGIIAGILGLAVVALYSFLYYRAMGIVVVASLAVAAAATYAMMVLLGSVFGFALNLPGIAGAIVGIAVTADSFIIYFERIRDEIREGKSLKSALQSGWEKARGTIVISDAVSLLSAVVLFILAIGSVKGFAFTLGLTTLLDLAVVFFFTRPLVELLGRTKFFGEGRRGSGLDAAHMGVTQESLLGRRLRRKDSTSTIAQEA; this is translated from the coding sequence ATGGCGGTCACCAGGACGTGGTCGCCGAAGCTCGGCCTCGACCTGCAGGGTGGTCAGACGATCACGCTGTCGGCCACCAACAGGTCGGTCCCGATGGACTCGCTCGAGTTGGCCCGCGACATCATCCAGCAGCGCGTCGACGGTCTGGGCGTCGGTGAGGCCTCCGTCGCCATCCAGGGCGACCGCAACATCGTTGTCTCCGCCCCCAACGTCGACCGCGACGACCTGGCCGAACTCGTGGGCGCCACCGCGCAGCTCGCCTTCCGGCCAGTGCTCGACGTGGCGGCTGGCACCGGCCCGACGGCGACCCCCAGCCCTGGCGAGACCCCGGTGCCTGGCCTGCCGACGGCCCCGGCAAGCCCGACCCCGACGCCTAGCCCCGCGGCCACGCCAACGGGTGGTGCCGACGGGCAGGCGGGCGACGAGCCACTGCTGTCGATGGCCGACGTGCTGGCCTACCAGCCGACCGCGGCCGACACCCAGGCGCTCGCCGACTTCACCTGCGGCGACCCGACGCACGACGATGCGGACCGCGCGCTCGTCGCCTGCGACGACCAGGACGTCTACAAGTACCTCCTCGGCCCCATCGCGATCCGCGGCCAGGACCTCAACACCGCCTCCTTCGGCATCCCGCAGGGTGACCTCGCCTACGCCGTCACGCTGAGCTTCAACTCGGAGGGCGCCACGCGCCTCTCCGACCTGACCGGCACCCTCGTCTCGCAGACCCAGCCGCGCAACATGTTCGCGATCGTGCTGGACGGCGTCGTCGAATCCGCGGCCCGCGCAGAGGCGAAGATCGCCAACGGCGAAGCAATCATCCGAGGCGACTTCAACGCCGACTCGGCCGCGGGCCTGGCCAACGTGCTGAAGTTCGGCTCGCTTCCGCTCAGCTTCGAGCCGAGCCAGGTCGAGACCGTCTCCCCGACGCTTGGCGGCGAGCAGTTGCGCGTCGGCATCATCGCAGGCATCCTCGGCCTCGCGGTCGTGGCGCTCTACTCGTTCCTGTACTACCGCGCCATGGGCATCGTCGTGGTGGCGTCGCTCGCAGTCGCGGCCGCCGCTACCTACGCCATGATGGTGCTGCTCGGTTCCGTGTTCGGGTTCGCGCTGAACCTGCCAGGAATCGCCGGAGCCATCGTCGGTATCGCCGTCACCGCAGACTCGTTCATCATCTACTTCGAACGCATCAGGGACGAGATCCGCGAAGGCAAGTCGCTGAAGTCGGCGCTGCAGTCGGGCTGGGAGAAGGCCCGCGGCACCATCGTCATCTCCGACGCCGTCTCGCTGCTGTCGGCCGTGGTGCTGTTCATCCTTGCCATCGGCTCGGTGAAGGGCTTCGCGTTCACGCTCGGCCTGACCACTCTTCTCGACCTCGCCGTGGTGTTCTTCTTCACCCGGCCGCTGGTCGAACTGCTCGGACGCACCAAGTTCTTCGGTGAGGGACGTCGCGGCTCCGGCCTCGACGCCGCCCACATGGGAGTCACGCAGGAGTCGCTGCTCGGGCGCAGGCTCCGCCGCAAGGACTCCACCTCGACGATCGCGCAGGAGGCATGA
- the yajC gene encoding preprotein translocase subunit YajC: MELILLMVAMFAIMYFLMIRPQQKKMRKDQEMRAQLGEGDRVLLTSGIFGTIAHVGERQMIVELAPGVEITVLKGNVARKVTAEDEEFEFTDEIAEGEAPVGIGYDADLDAPLAHEASEASPYADDAVSPYADDAVNPYADDSARGPYDEPVAETETVEASNDDASDYQPWERKDAPSFEAPAEEKPRPEDSK; the protein is encoded by the coding sequence ATGGAATTGATCCTTTTGATGGTCGCGATGTTCGCGATCATGTACTTCCTGATGATCCGCCCGCAGCAGAAGAAGATGCGCAAGGACCAGGAGATGCGAGCCCAGCTCGGCGAAGGGGACCGGGTGCTGCTGACCTCCGGCATCTTCGGCACGATCGCACACGTCGGCGAGCGCCAGATGATCGTCGAACTCGCCCCCGGGGTTGAGATCACGGTCCTCAAGGGCAACGTCGCCCGCAAGGTGACGGCCGAGGACGAGGAGTTCGAGTTCACCGACGAGATCGCCGAGGGCGAAGCTCCGGTGGGCATCGGCTACGACGCCGACCTCGACGCCCCCCTCGCGCACGAGGCCTCGGAGGCGAGCCCCTACGCCGACGACGCCGTCAGCCCCTACGCTGACGACGCCGTGAACCCCTACGCCGACGACTCGGCCCGCGGCCCCTACGACGAGCCCGTCGCCGAGACCGAGACCGTCGAGGCCTCCAACGACGACGCGAGCGACTACCAGCCGTGGGAGCGCAAGGACGCACCGTCGTTCGAGGCCCCCGCCGAGGAGAAGCCCCGCCCGGAGGACTCCAAGTAA
- the ruvB gene encoding Holliday junction branch migration DNA helicase RuvB — MELSEVDPHALSEERDYEAALRPKRLAEFEGQPRVREQLALVLDAAMHRGTAPDHVLLSGPPGLGKTTLAMIIAAELGSGLRISSGPAIQHAGDLAAILSGLDEGDVLFLDEIHRLSRPAEEMLYLAMEDFRVDVIVGKGPGATAIPIELPPFTLVGATTRAGMLPGPLRDRFGFTAQLDFYDPADLAGIVAASAGKLGIRIDKAAEGEIARRSRGTPRIANRLLRRVRDFAQVRGHATAHRDVARAALELYEVDERGLDRLDRGVLEALCKLFDGGPVGLSTLALSVGEEIETVSEVAEPFLIREGLLIRTPRGRVATRAAYAHLGVRPRRRCPRCSTQTNDAVNDYRRGSAILSGGPELNRSEPWN; from the coding sequence GTGGAGCTCTCCGAGGTCGACCCGCACGCACTGAGCGAGGAGCGCGACTACGAGGCTGCGCTGCGACCCAAGCGGCTCGCCGAGTTCGAGGGGCAGCCGCGGGTGCGGGAGCAACTCGCACTGGTCCTCGACGCAGCCATGCACCGCGGCACCGCCCCGGACCACGTCCTGCTCTCCGGCCCTCCCGGCCTCGGCAAGACGACCCTTGCCATGATCATCGCCGCGGAACTGGGCTCAGGGCTGCGGATCTCCTCGGGTCCCGCCATCCAGCACGCCGGCGACCTTGCGGCGATCCTGTCCGGCCTGGATGAGGGCGACGTGCTGTTCCTCGACGAGATCCACCGGCTGTCGCGACCCGCGGAGGAGATGCTCTACCTCGCGATGGAGGACTTCCGCGTCGACGTCATCGTCGGCAAGGGCCCAGGCGCGACCGCCATCCCCATCGAACTGCCCCCGTTCACGCTGGTCGGGGCGACCACGCGCGCGGGTATGCTGCCCGGCCCGCTGCGCGACCGGTTCGGGTTCACCGCCCAGTTGGACTTCTACGACCCGGCAGACCTGGCGGGCATCGTCGCCGCCTCCGCGGGAAAGCTGGGCATCCGCATCGACAAGGCCGCCGAGGGCGAGATCGCCCGCCGCTCCAGGGGCACCCCCCGCATCGCGAACCGGCTGCTGCGCCGGGTGCGCGACTTCGCGCAGGTCAGGGGGCACGCCACCGCGCACCGCGACGTGGCGCGTGCGGCCCTCGAGTTGTACGAGGTGGACGAGCGTGGCCTCGACCGGCTCGACCGTGGTGTCCTTGAGGCGCTGTGCAAGCTGTTCGACGGCGGCCCCGTCGGGCTGTCGACCCTCGCGCTCAGCGTGGGGGAGGAGATCGAGACCGTCTCGGAGGTCGCCGAGCCCTTCCTGATTCGGGAGGGCCTGCTGATCAGAACCCCACGCGGCCGGGTCGCGACCCGCGCCGCCTATGCCCACCTGGGCGTCCGCCCCCGGCGGCGATGCCCGCGCTGTTCGACACAGACGAATGACGCGGTTAATGACTATCGACGCGGCTCCGCTATTCTGAGCGGTGGCCCAGAACTCAACCGGAGTGAACCATGGAATTGA